The following are encoded together in the Oceanobacillus zhaokaii genome:
- a CDS encoding winged helix-turn-helix transcriptional regulator, which yields MGHLCDKVYNCEKELTLGVIGGKWKMLILWHLGRQGTKRFNELKSLMPGITQRMLVKQLRELEEDRIVHREVYPVVPPKVEYSLTEHGISLLPILDMMYKWGENYMDNVASKNGVEIKEAVK from the coding sequence TTGGGACATCTTTGTGACAAGGTGTATAACTGTGAAAAAGAATTAACCCTCGGTGTAATCGGCGGCAAATGGAAGATGCTCATCTTATGGCATCTTGGTAGACAAGGAACAAAGCGGTTTAACGAACTGAAATCACTTATGCCAGGAATCACGCAAAGAATGCTGGTAAAACAGCTGCGCGAGCTTGAAGAAGATCGTATTGTTCACCGCGAAGTATATCCAGTCGTTCCACCAAAAGTAGAGTATTCACTTACAGAGCATGGCATCAGTTTATTACCTATTCTTGATATGATGTATAAATGGGGAGAAAACTATATGGACAATGTCGCTAGTAAGAATGGAGTAGAGATTAAAGAAGCTGTGAAATAA
- a CDS encoding S66 peptidase family protein, with translation MAIRPSLLQRGDTIGLVTLGSPLDANTINTRVQFLRDMGFNIVFGRHVYSSDGIVAASAQQRADDLMNMFRDPSVKMILATRGGTGVQTILPYLNFDVIRQNPKIISGYSDITVLLNSLYQFSNLITFHSLMLIDFRPETPAYNFNQFFEATSTLNSPRMIQNPPNLDLRGLVPGNVTGPIVGGNMTSLVNALGTPYEINTKGKILFLEETHSPTTMIFRYLTQLLMSGKFQDCLGIIIGECTNCLVSYGTTYEDLINALLVPLRKPLIINLTTGHGFYKAAIPIGANVNLNSTENTLTVIEPTVS, from the coding sequence ATGGCAATAAGACCTTCGTTGTTACAAAGAGGAGATACAATTGGATTAGTTACACTTGGCAGCCCTCTTGATGCAAATACTATTAATACCAGGGTACAATTCTTGAGAGATATGGGCTTTAATATCGTTTTTGGCAGGCATGTTTATTCTTCTGATGGCATTGTAGCTGCATCCGCTCAACAAAGAGCAGATGATTTAATGAATATGTTCAGAGATCCCAGTGTCAAAATGATCCTTGCCACCCGTGGTGGGACTGGAGTTCAGACCATTCTCCCTTATCTGAATTTTGACGTCATAAGACAAAATCCTAAAATTATATCTGGTTATAGTGACATAACAGTATTATTAAATAGTTTATATCAATTTAGTAATTTAATTACATTCCATAGTTTAATGCTTATTGACTTTAGACCAGAAACACCTGCTTATAACTTCAATCAATTTTTTGAAGCAACTTCCACGTTGAATTCCCCCAGGATGATTCAAAATCCGCCAAATTTAGACCTAAGGGGTTTAGTGCCGGGAAATGTAACAGGCCCTATAGTAGGTGGAAATATGACTTCATTAGTAAATGCACTCGGTACACCATATGAAATTAATACAAAAGGAAAAATACTTTTTTTAGAAGAAACCCACTCTCCAACTACAATGATATTTAGGTATTTAACTCAATTATTAATGTCAGGTAAATTTCAAGATTGTCTTGGTATTATTATAGGAGAATGTACGAATTGCCTTGTATCTTATGGTACAACATATGAAGATTTAATTAATGCTTTATTAGTCCCCTTAAGAAAACCACTGATAATCAACCTTACTACAGGTCATGGCTTTTATAAAGCTGCTATTCCAATAGGTGCTAATGTAAATCTAAATTCAACAGAAAATACATTGACTGTGATTGAACCAACAGTTTCTTAG
- a CDS encoding DUF2975 domain-containing protein — translation MKQVSTFFLKVAVILLGIPVLALCVFGLPWLANNPVNPDYAHILYPIVIGIYVSVIPYLAALYQALKLLSFIDKNQSFSELSVKSLKNIKFCAMIITGLYVIILPFVYIVAELDDAPGLIIIGMVPIFASMVIAVFAAVLQKLLKEAIDIKSENDLTV, via the coding sequence ATGAAACAAGTTTCAACATTCTTTTTAAAGGTTGCTGTTATTCTTCTTGGAATACCGGTTCTTGCTTTGTGTGTATTTGGTTTACCTTGGTTAGCTAATAATCCAGTAAATCCAGATTATGCCCATATACTATATCCTATTGTAATAGGTATATATGTATCTGTAATACCTTATTTGGCTGCATTGTATCAGGCTTTAAAACTTTTAAGCTTTATTGACAAAAATCAATCATTCTCTGAGTTGTCTGTTAAGTCACTAAAGAATATTAAGTTTTGTGCAATGATAATCACTGGTTTATATGTGATAATTTTGCCATTTGTATATATCGTAGCAGAGCTGGACGATGCACCAGGTCTCATTATAATCGGAATGGTCCCAATCTTTGCTTCCATGGTAATCGCAGTGTTCGCTGCTGTGCTTCAAAAACTATTAAAAGAAGCAATTGATATAAAATCTGAAAATGATTTAACGGTCTGA
- a CDS encoding GNAT family N-acetyltransferase — MTKNLVPFPIIETNRLVLRKIEKSDANSIFNYLSDKKVMKYYGLAPFETINDALSEIAWYQTIFDNKDGIRWGITLKGNDEVIGSCGFLNMVREHFRTEIGYELNSSYWGKGIASEALQAVVSYGFENFNLERIEALIEPPNIPSLKLVEKLGFIREGLLRNYEFTGGKFDDLYMYSLLKQDFAKLK; from the coding sequence ATGACTAAAAATCTTGTTCCATTTCCGATAATTGAAACGAACCGACTAGTGTTAAGAAAAATTGAAAAAAGCGATGCAAACAGTATTTTTAACTATCTATCTGATAAAAAAGTAATGAAATATTATGGATTAGCACCTTTTGAAACGATTAACGACGCCTTAAGTGAGATAGCATGGTATCAAACGATATTCGATAATAAAGATGGAATTAGATGGGGAATCACTTTGAAAGGTAATGATGAGGTGATTGGCAGCTGTGGTTTTCTAAACATGGTCCGAGAGCATTTTCGAACCGAAATTGGCTATGAACTAAATAGCAGCTATTGGGGAAAAGGAATTGCAAGTGAAGCACTCCAAGCAGTAGTAAGTTACGGGTTCGAGAATTTCAACTTAGAAAGAATCGAAGCGCTAATTGAACCGCCTAACATACCGTCACTAAAGCTCGTAGAAAAACTAGGATTTATTCGAGAAGGCTTGTTAAGAAATTATGAGTTTACGGGTGGAAAGTTCGATGATTTATATATGTATTCATTATTAAAGCAGGATTTTGCGAAACTTAAATAA
- a CDS encoding methylated-DNA--[protein]-cysteine S-methyltransferase: MKHSEEQTVYYGLINMDDWSIYLAVSQEGLCYVGSHGAGIEEMEAWFKKNRPKASLIDDSDKISIYADQLVDYLNGERKVFNLPVDLIGTPFQDAVWKSLQNIPFGEKLTYTDIAEQIGKPKSVRAVGSAIGANPVLIIVPCHRVISKGGKMAGYRGGIPMKKRLLGLESFYSHREISYQRKS; this comes from the coding sequence ATGAAACACAGTGAAGAACAAACCGTTTATTACGGACTGATTAACATGGACGATTGGTCTATCTATCTTGCGGTATCGCAAGAGGGATTATGCTATGTCGGCTCACACGGAGCTGGAATCGAGGAAATGGAAGCATGGTTTAAAAAGAACAGACCGAAAGCTAGTCTAATAGACGACAGTGACAAGATTTCCATCTATGCAGATCAATTGGTTGATTATTTAAATGGAGAACGCAAAGTATTTAATTTACCTGTTGATTTAATTGGTACGCCCTTTCAGGATGCAGTGTGGAAATCGTTGCAAAACATTCCATTTGGTGAGAAGTTGACATATACAGATATTGCGGAACAGATTGGCAAGCCAAAGTCCGTACGTGCGGTTGGATCCGCGATTGGCGCAAATCCAGTATTGATTATAGTTCCATGCCATCGTGTAATTAGTAAAGGTGGGAAAATGGCAGGCTACCGTGGGGGCATCCCGATGAAGAAAAGACTACTCGGGTTAGAGAGTTTTTATTCTCATAGAGAAATATCATATCAAAGAAAGTCATGA
- a CDS encoding helix-turn-helix domain-containing protein, whose translation MAIIINIDVMLAKRKMSVTELSERVGITMANLSILKNGKAKAIRLSTLEGICKALDCQPGDILEYRSDEETQGK comes from the coding sequence ATGGCAATTATAATCAATATTGATGTGATGTTAGCTAAAAGAAAAATGAGCGTAACAGAGCTATCTGAAAGAGTTGGAATTACAATGGCGAACCTTTCTATATTGAAAAACGGGAAGGCAAAGGCGATTCGATTATCCACTTTAGAGGGGATATGTAAGGCATTGGATTGCCAGCCGGGGGATATTTTGGAGTACCGAAGTGATGAAGAAACACAAGGTAAATGA
- the hxlA gene encoding 3-hexulose-6-phosphate synthase, translated as MELQLALDLVNIPEAIELVKEVQDSIDIVEIGTPIINSEGHAAVREMKNAFPNLTVLADIKIMDAAGYEVSQASAAGADIITILGAAEDSSIQGAVEEAKKLGKKILVDLIAVKDIEQRAKELDSFGVDYICVHTGYDLQAEGKNSFEDLETIKGVVKNAKTAIAGGIKLETLPEVIKSQPDLIIVGGGITSKDDKTAVAAEMKKLIEESTVA; from the coding sequence ATGGAACTTCAATTAGCACTAGATCTTGTTAACATTCCAGAAGCGATTGAACTTGTAAAGGAAGTTCAAGATTCAATTGATATCGTAGAAATTGGTACACCTATTATCAATAGCGAGGGACATGCGGCTGTTCGTGAGATGAAAAATGCATTTCCAAACTTAACAGTTCTTGCCGATATTAAAATTATGGATGCTGCTGGTTATGAAGTATCCCAAGCTTCTGCAGCAGGAGCAGATATTATCACGATACTTGGTGCAGCGGAAGACAGCTCAATCCAAGGAGCAGTAGAAGAAGCGAAGAAATTAGGCAAGAAAATTCTAGTTGATTTAATAGCAGTAAAAGATATAGAACAACGCGCGAAAGAGCTTGATTCATTTGGTGTCGATTATATTTGTGTCCACACTGGGTATGACCTTCAAGCAGAAGGTAAGAATTCCTTTGAAGATCTTGAAACGATTAAAGGCGTTGTAAAAAATGCGAAGACTGCCATTGCTGGGGGCATTAAATTAGAAACATTGCCAGAAGTGATTAAATCCCAACCAGATCTAATTATTGTCGGTGGCGGAATTACAAGTAAGGACGATAAGACTGCTGTAGCTGCCGAAATGAAAAAGCTTATCGAAGAAAGTACGGTAGCTTAA
- a CDS encoding pyrroloquinoline quinone-dependent dehydrogenase — protein MKNRTIIWLVGGLALLVIIGVLVWQMAIHNNTSVQQSEEVEKQPEEKAEPEEAEEPEETEEPEETEEPEDAEYENWSTFGYDLELTRHVPFDEITKDNVNDLGLVWSQKFKELNENIPAGNQSYPIIIDGVLYVTTGANYVFAFDAVTGEEKWRWEPPQELLDTLERQSMPMTNRGVAVGEGKVFMITGDVGLVSIDQETGETIDRILLSDYFPTLTPENGYYETTAPIYYDGKIFVGSSGGDNGVRGFEMAFNSSDLSPAWDEPFWTVPPKGEDWLAEGLFGGGGAVWMPPSVDPETDTIYFAAGNPAPDFYGEKRPGANPHTNSVIAVEADTGQMKWVNQQISHDLWDYDSADSPSVFTATINGEERRVVAEGSKGGEWWAWDAESGETIYENIAFSKIDHPDPTPEGTLVYPGILGGQNYAPDTFDPELNLVLIPGIESPSIIKVAGNEQEAVEKNGSVWAFGTSYAAPADDVESYGTVTAIDLENGEIVYQIKTDDAMRGGLSSTATGITFFGELSGNVQAIDTATGENLWNFQTTGETISAAPSIFTKNGKQYIAITSAGRDPQIFVFALGGDKEQGD, from the coding sequence TTGAAAAACAGAACAATTATTTGGTTGGTTGGCGGATTGGCCTTACTTGTAATTATTGGAGTCCTTGTTTGGCAAATGGCTATTCATAATAATACATCCGTTCAACAGTCAGAAGAAGTTGAGAAACAGCCAGAAGAGAAAGCAGAACCAGAAGAGGCTGAAGAACCAGAAGAAACGGAAGAGCCAGAAGAAACCGAGGAACCAGAGGATGCTGAGTATGAAAACTGGTCAACATTTGGTTATGATTTAGAATTAACCCGTCATGTTCCATTTGATGAAATAACGAAAGATAATGTGAATGATCTAGGGTTAGTCTGGTCTCAAAAGTTTAAAGAATTAAATGAAAACATTCCAGCAGGAAATCAAAGCTATCCGATTATCATCGATGGGGTCCTGTATGTTACAACTGGGGCAAACTATGTCTTTGCATTTGATGCGGTTACAGGAGAAGAAAAGTGGCGATGGGAACCACCTCAAGAATTATTAGATACGCTAGAGCGTCAAAGTATGCCAATGACTAATCGGGGAGTGGCAGTAGGGGAAGGAAAAGTATTCATGATTACTGGTGATGTTGGACTCGTTTCTATCGATCAAGAGACCGGAGAAACGATTGATCGAATCTTATTAAGTGATTACTTTCCTACACTCACGCCTGAAAATGGTTACTATGAAACAACAGCTCCAATCTATTATGATGGAAAAATATTCGTAGGTTCATCTGGTGGAGACAATGGAGTTCGTGGATTCGAGATGGCATTTAATTCAAGTGATTTAAGTCCCGCATGGGATGAACCATTTTGGACTGTTCCCCCTAAAGGAGAAGATTGGCTGGCGGAAGGCTTATTTGGTGGAGGTGGTGCAGTATGGATGCCACCAAGTGTTGACCCAGAAACAGATACAATATACTTTGCTGCAGGTAATCCTGCCCCTGATTTCTATGGGGAAAAACGGCCAGGAGCGAATCCACATACGAACTCCGTTATAGCGGTAGAAGCTGACACAGGTCAAATGAAGTGGGTAAATCAACAGATTTCTCATGATCTATGGGATTATGACAGTGCGGATAGCCCATCTGTATTTACTGCTACTATTAACGGTGAGGAGCGCCGAGTAGTTGCTGAAGGTAGTAAAGGCGGGGAATGGTGGGCATGGGATGCTGAATCAGGAGAAACCATTTATGAAAATATTGCTTTCAGTAAAATAGATCACCCCGATCCAACACCAGAAGGTACTTTAGTATACCCTGGAATTCTAGGCGGTCAGAACTATGCCCCAGACACCTTTGATCCTGAACTTAATTTGGTGTTAATTCCGGGGATTGAATCACCGAGTATTATCAAAGTGGCAGGGAATGAACAAGAAGCAGTAGAAAAGAACGGAAGTGTGTGGGCATTTGGTACTTCATATGCAGCACCAGCAGATGATGTGGAAAGTTACGGTACGGTTACAGCGATTGATTTAGAAAATGGTGAAATTGTTTATCAAATCAAAACGGACGATGCGATGCGCGGAGGTTTATCAAGTACAGCTACAGGAATAACTTTCTTTGGAGAATTAAGTGGAAATGTGCAAGCAATTGATACAGCTACAGGAGAAAATCTGTGGAATTTCCAAACAACGGGTGAAACGATTTCTGCAGCACCATCTATTTTTACCAAAAATGGGAAGCAATATATCGCCATTACTTCTGCAGGTAGAGATCCACAAATCTTTGTGTTCGCTTTAGGTGGGGATAAGGAGCAAGGTGATTAA
- a CDS encoding carboxypeptidase-like regulatory domain-containing protein, whose translation MVKKLLFIFFMLIIPLLSACTGTSEDQIESGQKQGQKDMEEEQREKAVVQDVSLSLDKQNLSVTPWRLDNSQLEEVIGILTVDGKPVNDAAIQVDAKRIIKTDETGSFSFMIDRNNLANKTVEVVNVDNAKIGDGELLDETKHALLSLSEKITVSYPIEIISVEPSKEDEKFVVVEGTAILDENQEYPAFGTSKYSVHGTVVDSEGNPIEGATVNLRRDGVEGFTVSHPSNEDGEYQMMYLPEDDEDHYLNVVYEGVTYHLPDNRVFQFPEDISVQVDIQLPSEGEVITDEPPYLVSRTAPGALYTGIMIGLHVDGDVEYSVTIPNRDGTFTMKVPKLVWNGSPTFYQASFEKFLLEGKESGDMVSSEFLPEPNENEPTMIVPKEG comes from the coding sequence GTGGTAAAGAAGCTTTTATTCATTTTTTTCATGTTGATAATACCATTATTATCTGCCTGTACTGGAACAAGTGAGGATCAAATTGAAAGTGGACAAAAACAGGGACAAAAAGATATGGAGGAAGAGCAACGAGAAAAGGCTGTTGTGCAAGATGTCTCCCTATCTTTAGATAAACAAAATTTATCAGTTACTCCTTGGCGTTTAGATAATTCACAACTGGAAGAGGTAATAGGGATATTAACGGTGGACGGAAAGCCTGTCAATGATGCTGCAATTCAAGTTGATGCGAAGAGAATAATAAAAACAGATGAAACTGGCTCATTTAGTTTTATGATTGACCGCAATAACTTAGCGAATAAAACCGTCGAAGTTGTAAATGTTGACAATGCTAAAATAGGTGATGGTGAACTTTTAGATGAAACAAAACATGCGTTACTGTCACTAAGTGAAAAAATAACCGTTAGCTATCCTATAGAAATAATTAGTGTGGAACCCTCAAAAGAGGATGAAAAATTCGTGGTTGTAGAAGGTACGGCAATCTTAGATGAAAATCAAGAATACCCAGCTTTTGGAACCAGTAAATATAGTGTACATGGAACTGTTGTAGATAGTGAAGGGAATCCAATTGAAGGAGCTACTGTGAATCTACGTCGGGATGGTGTGGAAGGATTCACTGTGTCACATCCAAGTAATGAAGATGGAGAATATCAAATGATGTATTTACCAGAAGACGATGAGGACCACTATTTAAATGTCGTATATGAAGGGGTAACTTACCATCTCCCAGATAATAGAGTATTTCAATTTCCAGAAGATATAAGTGTACAAGTTGACATCCAACTACCAAGTGAAGGGGAAGTCATTACAGACGAACCACCGTATCTAGTTAGTAGAACGGCTCCAGGAGCGCTTTACACAGGGATAATGATTGGATTACATGTAGATGGAGACGTTGAATATTCGGTGACAATCCCAAATAGAGATGGTACTTTTACGATGAAAGTTCCTAAATTAGTCTGGAATGGGTCTCCAACCTTTTACCAAGCATCATTTGAAAAGTTTTTGTTAGAGGGAAAAGAGTCTGGAGACATGGTTTCTTCTGAATTTTTGCCTGAACCAAATGAAAATGAACCGACAATGATTGTTCCGAAAGAAGGGTAA
- a CDS encoding iron-sulfur cluster assembly accessory protein: protein MNCKINRNAAKELKKMLATEEAEGKMIRVYIEHMHGDHAHYGIKLDTPTEHDEIIKTDKDVDILLDAREDFLDGVWIQYFYVDNEGFVITNSSKGGHHH from the coding sequence ATGAATTGTAAAATTAATCGAAATGCAGCTAAAGAATTAAAGAAAATGCTTGCTACAGAAGAAGCAGAGGGAAAAATGATTCGTGTTTACATTGAACATATGCATGGTGATCATGCACATTATGGAATCAAGCTTGATACACCAACAGAACATGATGAAATCATTAAAACAGACAAGGACGTAGATATTTTACTTGATGCACGCGAAGATTTTCTGGATGGTGTTTGGATTCAATATTTTTATGTAGATAATGAAGGTTTCGTAATTACGAATTCATCAAAAGGTGGACATCACCACTAA
- a CDS encoding PQQ-binding-like beta-propeller repeat protein yields the protein MENKKIVWAIIGIFILFAAGVGGWALSTNNNAEPAKATAGSEEQSEAEEPEEPTEPEDPGELEETEDSEGIETIETDAVVKQLKPYEAEVAPAFTAAELQELPTSNWLTNGGTLNNQRYSPLDQINASNVGELKAEWVASMGSGLDFKYSGEASPVVYDGVMYVITGANDVLALDAITGETIWEYRPHITEKLTTVCCGWTSRGVAVGDGKVFVGLLDARLVALDQKTGEVIWEERVAEWEKGYTITSAPLYYDGKVYTGLAGGEYGIRGRVTAFDAEMGRELWRFYTIPGPGENGHDTWPSDNKAWMTGGAPVWQTPAVDPELGLIYFSTGNAAPDVDGSNREGDNLYAASIVAIDATTGEYAWHFQEVHHDIWDLDAPNPVILFDVEIDGEMRKGLGQAGKTGWIYFLDRSNGEPLIGIEEKAVPQDERQKTAATQPYPKGDSFVPQEVTEEDVENDLPDDFEGKFGKIFDPFWEEPLTLKPAASGGANWPPSAYNPNTEYFYVLGSDQYQTFSRHEDIEYNPDAVEEGHYWLGSIIAPVMDAPVRGTVTAMDVKTNTIAWQQEWDGQAYSGAMTTNGNLLFVGHNDGRLIAYNAKTGEQLWEFMTDAGVNAPPITYEVDGKQYVTVMAAGNSLAGTKHGDSIWTFSLDGKFESVDDVVKVNAEDASAAEDSESEDDKEGESVSSGEGKTANGLAVYESNCLACHGTEGANGHNGPNLQTSNIVSNKEEVIARVKAGGETMPAFEGTLTEEEIDDVAAYISEIVAKLDE from the coding sequence TTGGAGAATAAAAAGATAGTTTGGGCAATTATTGGTATCTTCATTTTATTTGCAGCGGGTGTAGGGGGATGGGCATTATCAACAAATAATAATGCAGAACCCGCAAAAGCAACAGCAGGTTCTGAGGAGCAGTCAGAGGCAGAAGAACCGGAGGAACCGACAGAACCAGAAGATCCCGGAGAACTTGAGGAAACCGAGGATTCGGAAGGTATAGAAACGATTGAAACCGATGCAGTAGTGAAACAGCTTAAACCGTATGAGGCGGAAGTGGCACCAGCATTTACAGCAGCAGAATTACAAGAGCTGCCGACAAGTAATTGGTTAACAAATGGTGGTACCCTTAATAATCAACGCTATTCACCACTTGACCAAATCAATGCATCTAATGTTGGGGAGTTAAAAGCAGAATGGGTTGCAAGTATGGGATCTGGTTTAGATTTTAAATACTCTGGTGAGGCATCACCAGTTGTATATGATGGTGTAATGTACGTGATTACTGGGGCAAATGATGTGCTAGCGCTCGATGCAATTACTGGGGAGACGATTTGGGAATATCGACCACATATTACTGAAAAACTAACAACTGTATGTTGCGGCTGGACAAGTCGCGGCGTTGCAGTTGGTGATGGGAAAGTATTTGTAGGGTTATTAGATGCTAGATTAGTAGCGTTGGATCAAAAAACAGGGGAAGTAATTTGGGAGGAAAGAGTTGCTGAGTGGGAAAAAGGCTATACGATTACAAGTGCACCACTGTACTATGATGGTAAGGTCTACACGGGTCTTGCTGGTGGAGAATACGGAATTAGGGGGCGTGTAACTGCGTTCGATGCTGAAATGGGACGTGAATTATGGCGTTTTTATACGATTCCTGGTCCAGGAGAAAATGGACATGACACATGGCCATCAGATAATAAGGCATGGATGACGGGTGGTGCCCCGGTGTGGCAAACCCCTGCAGTTGATCCTGAACTAGGCTTAATTTATTTCTCAACAGGGAATGCTGCACCAGACGTTGACGGTAGTAATCGGGAAGGGGATAACTTATATGCTGCATCAATTGTAGCGATAGATGCTACGACAGGAGAATATGCATGGCATTTCCAAGAGGTTCATCATGATATTTGGGATTTGGATGCTCCTAACCCAGTTATCCTATTTGATGTTGAAATTGATGGCGAAATGCGTAAAGGGCTTGGTCAGGCTGGAAAAACGGGCTGGATTTATTTCCTAGATCGTTCAAATGGAGAACCATTGATTGGCATTGAGGAGAAGGCCGTACCTCAGGATGAAAGGCAAAAGACAGCTGCAACACAACCATATCCAAAAGGAGATTCATTCGTTCCACAGGAAGTTACTGAAGAGGATGTAGAAAATGATCTTCCAGATGATTTTGAAGGGAAATTTGGGAAGATATTTGATCCATTTTGGGAAGAGCCATTGACATTGAAACCTGCTGCATCCGGAGGGGCTAACTGGCCGCCATCAGCATACAATCCAAATACAGAATACTTTTATGTATTAGGAAGTGATCAGTACCAAACATTTTCACGCCACGAAGATATTGAATACAATCCAGATGCTGTTGAAGAAGGACATTACTGGCTTGGAAGTATTATAGCTCCTGTCATGGATGCACCAGTTAGAGGTACAGTTACAGCAATGGATGTGAAAACCAATACTATTGCCTGGCAGCAGGAATGGGATGGACAAGCATACAGTGGAGCAATGACGACCAACGGGAATCTTTTATTTGTAGGTCATAATGATGGAAGGCTGATTGCTTACAATGCTAAAACAGGTGAGCAATTATGGGAATTCATGACAGATGCCGGAGTAAATGCTCCGCCAATTACGTATGAAGTTGATGGTAAACAATATGTCACGGTTATGGCGGCAGGTAATTCTCTAGCGGGTACGAAGCATGGTGATTCAATATGGACATTTTCACTAGATGGAAAATTTGAATCCGTTGACGATGTTGTAAAAGTTAATGCTGAAGATGCCTCAGCAGCTGAAGATTCAGAATCTGAAGATGATAAAGAGGGTGAATCAGTTTCATCTGGTGAAGGTAAGACAGCAAATGGGCTAGCTGTTTATGAAAGTAACTGTCTAGCATGTCACGGAACTGAAGGTGCTAACGGTCATAATGGCCCTAATTTACAAACTAGTAATATAGTATCCAACAAGGAAGAGGTTATTGCTAGAGTTAAAGCTGGTGGAGAAACAATGCCAGCCTTTGAAGGCACATTGACGGAAGAGGAAATTGATGATGTTGCAGCATATATTAGTGAGATTGTTGCGAAACTAGATGAATAA
- the hxlB gene encoding 6-phospho-3-hexuloisomerase, whose amino-acid sequence METAQFAQRIIDELHHAAEQLSNENAEKLVEHILTSDKIFVTGAGRSGLMGKAFAMRMMHMGLDSYVVGETVTATYEEGDILIIGSGSGETKSLIPMVEKAKSIGGTVAVVTINPESTLGKLADITVQLPGAPKDQSSSEYQTIQPMGSLFEQTLLLFYDAIILRFMEKKGLDSQTMYGKHANLE is encoded by the coding sequence ATGGAGACTGCACAATTTGCACAAAGAATTATCGATGAACTACATCATGCTGCTGAGCAATTGTCGAATGAAAATGCGGAAAAACTCGTCGAGCATATTCTAACATCGGATAAGATTTTTGTTACAGGTGCTGGTCGCTCAGGTTTAATGGGCAAGGCCTTTGCCATGCGGATGATGCATATGGGTCTCGATTCATATGTCGTAGGTGAAACGGTTACTGCGACCTATGAGGAGGGTGACATTCTAATTATCGGTTCTGGTTCAGGAGAAACGAAGAGTTTAATTCCAATGGTTGAAAAAGCAAAAAGCATTGGTGGAACCGTTGCAGTTGTCACAATCAATCCTGAATCAACACTTGGGAAATTAGCAGATATCACTGTTCAATTACCTGGTGCACCAAAGGATCAATCGTCAAGTGAATACCAAACGATCCAGCCGATGGGCTCTTTATTCGAGCAGACCCTTTTGCTATTCTATGATGCGATTATATTACGCTTTATGGAGAAAAAAGGACTCGACTCACAGACGATGTATGGTAAGCATGCGAATCTTGAATAG
- a CDS encoding cupredoxin domain-containing protein, with amino-acid sequence MKEKFFGVLIASLFVLLLTACGGDTSDTDQGANQEESGKVVEITIHATNFEFDQDEISVNKGDRVKLTLVSDSGTHGIEVEGYDVTLLDGETIEFVADEVGTFEFYCNILCGVGHDSMAGNLVVS; translated from the coding sequence ATGAAAGAAAAGTTTTTTGGGGTTTTAATCGCATCACTATTCGTTCTTTTATTAACAGCATGTGGTGGAGATACTAGTGATACAGATCAGGGAGCAAATCAAGAAGAATCAGGTAAAGTAGTGGAAATAACCATTCATGCTACTAATTTTGAATTTGATCAAGATGAAATAAGTGTAAACAAAGGCGACAGAGTTAAATTAACTTTAGTTAGCGATTCTGGAACTCACGGTATTGAAGTTGAAGGATATGATGTTACGCTTTTAGATGGTGAAACGATAGAGTTTGTTGCAGATGAGGTTGGAACGTTTGAATTTTATTGTAACATTCTTTGTGGGGTGGGCCATGATAGCATGGCAGGAAATTTAGTTGTAAGTTAA